One window from the genome of Rhizobium sp. Pop5 encodes:
- a CDS encoding cupin domain-containing protein has translation MSLLKTIDPNPSFEPKQRTAEPDRLIAGSPAFKTWLQDTAKDGKVNTGVFEATPGETHSIKGETFEFCHLVHGVIELTEKGKEPVIYRAGDSFVMKPGYVGVWKTIETVRKIFVTVT, from the coding sequence ATGTCCCTACTAAAAACCATCGACCCGAATCCATCATTCGAGCCCAAGCAGCGAACTGCCGAGCCGGATCGCCTCATCGCTGGCAGCCCCGCTTTCAAGACCTGGCTGCAGGACACTGCCAAGGACGGCAAAGTCAACACGGGGGTCTTCGAGGCGACGCCGGGCGAAACGCATTCCATCAAGGGCGAGACATTTGAATTTTGCCATCTCGTCCATGGCGTGATCGAATTGACCGAGAAGGGGAAGGAGCCCGTCATTTATCGCGCGGGTGATAGCTTCGTGATGAAGCCCGGTTACGTCGGCGTTTGGAAGACGATCGAAACGGTGCGGAAGATCTTCGTCACCGTCACCTGA
- a CDS encoding Lrp/AsnC family transcriptional regulator, translating to MKLDRIDVKILTALQTNGRITNAALSEMVNLSPSPCLLRVKKLQAEGYIEGYSAQINIGKLGQTLTVFTEITLKNHRHLDFARFLAAIEKVDQVIECHLVSGGYDYLVKFVTAGIDEYQAIMERLLDSQIGIDKYFSFVVLKSPLIKGHLPLASLFQQ from the coding sequence ATGAAACTTGATCGGATCGACGTCAAGATACTTACCGCGTTGCAAACGAATGGCCGAATTACGAATGCCGCGCTTTCGGAGATGGTCAATCTCTCGCCTAGTCCCTGTTTGCTGCGCGTGAAAAAGCTGCAGGCGGAGGGATATATCGAGGGCTACTCTGCTCAGATCAATATCGGAAAGCTGGGCCAGACGTTGACGGTTTTCACCGAAATCACGCTGAAGAACCACCGTCATCTCGACTTCGCCAGATTTCTTGCTGCGATCGAGAAGGTAGATCAGGTCATCGAGTGCCATCTGGTTTCGGGAGGGTACGATTACCTCGTAAAATTCGTCACGGCCGGAATCGACGAGTACCAGGCGATCATGGAACGGCTTCTCGATTCGCAGATCGGCATTGACAAGTACTTCAGCTTCGTCGTGCTAAAATCGCCGCTGATCAAAGGGCATTTGCCGCTGGCAAGCCTGTTCCAGCAGTAA
- a CDS encoding NAD-dependent succinate-semialdehyde dehydrogenase, translated as MVVNVKATPTLEASRAPSQAAVACEAPTQLFIDGEWVSAKGGRTFDVIDPSTAEAIATVCDGDIADAMAAVDAAEKAAAAWKATSPRRRADVLMKCFHLLLEQAEWLAQLITVENGKALPDARSEVAYAAEFFRWYAEEAVRAPGEFGSAPSGANQIIVSHEPIGIAVLVTPWNFPAAMATRKIAPALAAGCTCILKPAAETPLTALAIGELMRRAGIPAGVVNIVPTKKAGPVVSAMLHDKRVRKLSFTGSTGVGRILLREAADQVVSCSMELGGNAPFIVFDDADLEAAVAGAMVAKMRNGGEACTAANRFYVQKGIAADFTRRFAEEMAALNVGPGLAPDTQLGPLITDAAVTKAERLVDDAIAKGARLVTGGSRLSGEGFYYLPTVLADVSPDAEILSEEIFGPVAPVIVFDTEEEVVELANDTEYGLVSYVFSRDLKRALAVAGRLESGMVGINRGVVSDAAAPFGGMKQSGLGREGSHQGMLEYLETKYIAATW; from the coding sequence ATGGTGGTGAACGTGAAAGCAACTCCGACACTTGAAGCAAGCCGTGCGCCTTCGCAGGCGGCTGTAGCATGCGAAGCTCCCACGCAACTGTTCATCGACGGCGAATGGGTTTCGGCAAAAGGTGGCCGGACCTTCGATGTGATCGATCCTTCGACTGCGGAAGCGATCGCCACAGTTTGTGACGGCGACATCGCGGATGCAATGGCGGCCGTCGACGCGGCAGAAAAGGCGGCTGCGGCCTGGAAGGCAACGTCGCCGCGGCGGCGCGCGGATGTCCTGATGAAGTGTTTTCACCTCCTTCTCGAACAAGCAGAGTGGTTGGCGCAACTGATCACGGTGGAAAACGGCAAGGCGCTTCCCGACGCGAGATCGGAGGTCGCCTACGCGGCCGAGTTTTTCCGTTGGTATGCCGAGGAGGCCGTTAGGGCTCCCGGTGAATTCGGATCAGCACCTTCGGGCGCAAACCAGATCATCGTCAGCCATGAGCCGATTGGTATCGCCGTATTGGTAACGCCCTGGAATTTCCCGGCAGCGATGGCGACCCGAAAAATTGCCCCGGCATTGGCTGCAGGCTGCACTTGCATCCTGAAGCCGGCAGCCGAGACGCCTCTGACGGCGCTCGCGATCGGCGAACTGATGCGTCGGGCAGGCATTCCCGCCGGAGTCGTCAACATCGTTCCCACGAAGAAAGCCGGGCCTGTGGTCAGCGCAATGCTGCATGACAAGCGGGTGCGGAAGCTGTCGTTCACTGGCTCGACAGGTGTTGGCAGGATACTGCTGCGCGAGGCTGCGGACCAGGTCGTCAGTTGTTCCATGGAACTGGGCGGCAATGCGCCTTTCATCGTGTTCGACGATGCCGATCTGGAGGCAGCCGTCGCCGGCGCGATGGTCGCCAAGATGCGCAACGGCGGTGAGGCCTGCACGGCCGCAAACCGCTTCTACGTCCAAAAGGGGATTGCGGCTGATTTCACACGACGCTTCGCGGAAGAGATGGCAGCGCTCAATGTCGGACCAGGACTAGCACCGGATACGCAGCTTGGCCCGCTGATCACCGATGCCGCGGTGACCAAGGCGGAGCGCTTGGTAGACGACGCGATCGCCAAGGGAGCCCGGCTGGTTACCGGTGGTAGCAGATTGAGCGGCGAGGGCTTCTATTATCTGCCAACTGTTCTGGCCGATGTCTCTCCAGACGCTGAGATCCTTAGCGAAGAAATCTTCGGTCCGGTCGCGCCGGTTATTGTGTTCGACACCGAGGAAGAGGTCGTCGAGCTGGCCAACGATACCGAATATGGACTTGTATCCTATGTCTTTAGCCGGGACCTCAAGCGTGCGCTTGCAGTCGCGGGCAGGCTGGAAAGCGGCATGGTCGGAATTAACCGCGGCGTCGTCTCCGACGCCGCCGCGCCGTTCGGCGGAATGAAACAGAGCGGCCTCGGACGCGAAGGCAGCCACCAAGGCATGCTCGAATACCTCGAAACGAAATACATCGCCGCCACCTGGTAA